A genomic stretch from Malus domestica chromosome 15, GDT2T_hap1 includes:
- the LOC103456239 gene encoding uncharacterized protein: protein MLNEEFRSHSPTSPLHQKRHLRSICLSGCFSGMSTHPFDVLDNDADYYHNSNNQRARTPPPRSPLPEIKGRCMQLISKIGGGVRSGRVRRRNASADFSYDPSSYALNFEDDACKADDQLLNGFSARLSASSIPTTPHERKINRNALDDILESEEELAAAAAANENNAKSRANGGVPPRRRGRSRHSSSSVDFSYEPSSYARNFEDDVNRGDEMISLRRFGGLLAQPKQSLTVTTPPPAKCSALGPEIAAFS, encoded by the coding sequence ATGTTGAACGAGGAATTCCGGTCTCATTCGCCGACGTCGCCTCTCCACCAGAAGCGCCACCTCCGATCAATCTGCCTCTCGGGCTGCTTCTCCGGCATGAGCACACACCCATTCGACGTTCTCGACAACGACGCAGACTACTACCACAACAGCAACAACCAGAGGGCCCGGACGCCGCCGCCGAGGTCGCCTCTGCCGGAGATCAAAGGCCGCTGCATGCAACTCATATCAAAGATCGGCGGCGGAGTTAGGTCCGGAAGAGTGCGCCGCCGCAACGCCTCCGCCGACTTTAGCTACGACCCCTCCAGCTACGCCCTCAACTTCGAGGATGACGCCTGCAAGGCCGATGACCAGCTTCTCAACGGATTCTCGGCTCGGCTCTCGGCTTCCTCAATCCCGACGACGCCGCACGAGAGGAAGATAAACCGCAATGCGCTCGACGACATCTTGGAGAGCGAGGAGGAGTTGGCAGCTGCTGCGGCGGCTAACGAGAACAATGCGAAGAGCCGGGCGAACGGTGGCGTGCCTCCGAGGAGGCGGGGGAGGAGCCGGCACTCGTCGTCTTCGGTCGACTTCAGCTACGAGCCGTCGAGCTACGCCAGGAATTTCGAGGACGACGTGAACCGAGGCGATGAGATGATATCCCTCAGGAGGTTTGGTGGTTTGCTGGCGCAGCCGAAGCAGAGCTTGACGGTGACGACGCCTCCGCCTGCCAAGTGTTCGGCCTTGGGTCCGGAGATTGCTGCGTTTAGTTAA